Part of the Arachis hypogaea cultivar Tifrunner chromosome 6, arahy.Tifrunner.gnm2.J5K5, whole genome shotgun sequence genome, GCTACTGCAGTGTTATTATCAAAATACTCACAAGTCAAATTTGTTGGAGATGGGAGTTGTAACTGTTGGTGAATTGAAGCCTAGTATTTCTCAAGGGAAAAGGACCTTTCGTCCTAGTTCAAGCATAAGACATGCCAATgaatggtaataataataataatcttctcTTTGCTTCTTAATCAAGTTTGTTATTTTTTGCATTTAAAGTGTTTGATTGCAATACTACATGTGTGGCATTTATGTACATGAATGAATAATGGAGGGTTCATTAAATTTTCTTGTATGTGCAACCATTTTTCACAGACCTTCTAGTAGTAGTTCTTCAGTTCATTAGATTTGTTCAAAGAACAATACCAGAATTGGTTATAATAGAGGGTGAATTTTGGCACAATAGTATAAGAGCATAAGTAGTTGGAACCTTAATTTTTGTTTTGCCTTGTCCTGTCTCATCATGCTTTAATTGTGTTTGTTACTGTTTAGTGCATTCCTTCAATCATTGTACCAAAAATCTCTCATATGACTTGGTCACAATGAATCCAAATCAATGTCAGAAAACAACATGTGAGGCATTATATTGATCCGATGGTAATTGGTCAAGCTCTGATCAGATATTGACCTTGATGTAGTAATTTACCAACATGACAGCGGTTTGGCGCTGCATGTTTTGGTGAATGGTTTCAGATCTTTTCATCATGTTTTGCTTTTGTTGAGGACAATAATCACATTTGTGCATCAATTATTATTCTTGTGTTTTTATTATCTTTAGGCCTTAAATGAAtgaatttgataataataattataatgatgTGATAATAAGATCTCACCGACTATGTggtaataaaaatgaaaattttttggCTGCATGTGGAAATAGAACAGACAGCCATAGACATCAACTTATTTGACCATACTATAGAATGGCTCAAATGATTTTCCATCTTATCTTTAGGATTCAATGATTTGCATAAATGGGTTCCACGCAATGACACAACCAACCATGCAATATAAATTCAATATTGGAACTTACCTTATCCTCTGCAAAATTTAGGCTTGGGGGCCTATTCTATTTCAAGATTTTGATATTGGAAGATTAGATTGTTTCACTTTTTTCTTATAAGCATTCATTAAATTGCAAAATACATGCTGCACAAGAGGCTCTTTCAAGGTCTATGGTAATTTGGTTTTGGTAATATGTATGCCTCCACTGTTTGCCTTATATTGAAAATTTCCACCCCTATATGATGCAATGATTCAGCTAGATTTGTTGTTTCTTTCAGGCCAATATCTGAAGTCTCTAGTGATCTTACTATTGAAGTAGAAGACTCAAGCTTTCCACTTCACAAGGTATATCCTTATTCTGCCATGCTtatgaaaatatatataattgatcaTATATATCCTTATTCTGCCATTCTGATATGATGAATTTTTAATGGTTTCAAAGTTCTCCCCAtgtaagaaaatgaaaaataaatctatTGTTATGGACCTATATATTTAGGTTAATGTTTAAACAATGAACTAAAGTACTTGGCAACAAATTTTTGCAGTTTCCTCTAGTTTCTAGGAGTGGAAGAATCAGAAAACTGCTGCTAGAAGCAAAAGATTCAAAGGTTTCACGCATAAGTCTCCAAAATGTGCCTGGTGGTATAGATGCATTTGAGCTAGCAGCTAAATTCTGCTATGGAATAAATGTTGAATTCACTCTCTCAAACGTTGCCAAGCTACGTTGCATAGCGCATTTTCTAGAAATGACTGAAGAATTTGCTGAGAAGAACTTGGAGACTAGAGCTGAATCATATCTAAAAGAGTCAGTTCTACCAAGCATACAAAACAGCATAAGTGTTCTTCACCATTGTGAGACTCTTCTCCCAATTTCAGAAGAAATTAACCTTGTTAGCAGGTTAATCAATTCAGTTGCAAACAATGCATGCAAACAACAACTTACCTCTGGATTGCTAAAACTTGATCATACTTTAAATTCTAAGACAATCTCAAACATGGAACCAGAAACTCCCTCAGAATGGTGGGGGAAATCTTTCAATGTTCTTGGCCTTGATTTTTTCCAGAGAGTAATTTCTGTGTTGAAATCAAAGGGTCTAAAACAAGATATGATCAGTAAGATTTTGATAAACTATGCACATAGTTCACTACAGGGGATTGCTCTTATTAGGGATCCTCAAGTTGTTAAAGGGAGTTTACTTGACTTGGAAGTAAAGAAAAAACAAAGGGTGGTTGTTGAAGCCATAGTTGGATTACTCCCTAATCAATCAAGGAAGAGCCAGGTTCCAATGGCATTCTTATCATTCCTGTTGAAGGCTGCTATCGCGGCTGGGGCCCCAACTTCTTGCAGGTGTGATTTGGAGAGGCGAATCGGCCTACAACTCGACCAGGCAATCCTAGAAGACATACTAATTCCGGCTAACTCGCTTCAGAACACACACAGCACAATATATGACACAGATTCAATCTTGAGGATTTTCTCAATTTTCCTTAACCTGGATGAGGAggacgatgatgatgataatgatggtgGCTGCTTCAGAGATGAAAGCCAAATGGTGTACGACTTCGACAGCCCCGGATCGCCAAAACAAAGCTCAATCCTCAAAGTATCTAAACTGATGGATAACTATCTTGCTGAAGTAGCATTAGACTCAAACTTGTTGCCATCAAAATTCACAGCACTTGCAGAACTACTCCCAGATCATGCACGCATAGTGAGTGATGGACTCTATAGAGCAGTTGATATCTTCCTTAAGGTAAGAAAAGCAGAGAATCCCTTTTCTCCATTACTCTTAATCATTTCGTAACTTAGTCAAAcatgtcaaattatctaacagtTCTTGATTATCATCTTTACACGAAGAGATATCTTTATATGGGTAATTAACATCTATTGTCCATGGCTCAAACACATGGCGTGCGTGTTAGAAATAAAATCATTCATGTACTAATAAATTAGTCTCTTGTTATAGGTTCATCCAAATATAAAGGATTCAGAGAGGTACCGGTTATGCAAAAGCATAGATTGCCAGAAACTGTCTCAAGAAGCATGCAGCCATGCAGCACAGAACGAGAGGCTGCCGGTGCAAATGGCGGTTCAAGTGCTTTACTTCGAGCAAATGAGACTGCGAAACGCGATGAACGGCGGAGGACACCACCACAGCAACAGCTTCTTGTTCGGCGGCCATTTCCCTCAGCGGACGGGAAGCGGTGCCGGAAGCGGCGCCATGTCGCCGAGGGATAACTACGCGTCGGTTCGAAGGGAGAATCGAGAGCTGAAGCTGGAGGTAGCGAGAATGAGGATGAGGCTGACTGATTTGGAGAAAGACCATGTTTCCATGAAACAGGAGCTTGTGAAGTCACAATACCCCGCTAACAAGCTTTTCAAATCTTTCACGAAGAAACTAAGCAAACTCAATTCTCTCTTTCGTTTAAGCACTAGTACTTTTAAGCAATCATCGTTTGGTGCCAGTAATAATAATGCCAAAGGTATCGCTCATTCAGAAACTCATCGCTTTCCTTTTCCAAAAAGAAGACGCCACTCAGTTTCATGACTGCAATGTATATAGTATGCATAAATCATCATTTTCTAATTTCTCTCTCTTACTTCTCCTTCATGTTGCTGctttttagtgatgggtttgttaGTAATTCTTACAATTCTGGAATACGATTTTAAGTATATGGAAGATTGTCTTCTTGAGTTAAGCTTCATAACAAATGAATATAGCTTACAAATAACTTTTAAGATAATATAACAACAGATTAAGAGGCATCTAAGAATGAAGGAGCAGAGAAGAGACAAAAAGTAAAAAACTATAAAGATCACTCCTCAGTTCTCACAAATTTATAATATGTAaaggaattattttttattttaaattttaaatttttcaaaaaaataaaggttaaaaaataatttataataaaaaattaactatattgactaattaaaaattggttttacatatttatttcataaattaaattattatatatgtaaaaaaatgtATTTCACCCTGCCTtgtaggcatgattttagaagcaaaaaaattattaagggaAAAAATGCATATAGGAATTAAAGGGGAAAAAATGCCTGGTGCTATTGGTAGCCATTTTTGTTTTTGGTCATTGTCTGGGCCGCATAACCTAGCCGAAACAGAGATACATCTGCAAATATTGGTGAGCAATTTCACTTCTTCGAAACTGAACCACCAATCCGCGCAGCTCTTGGTTATGGTTTCTAACTCGGTATCATTCGCCACCATCACTGTCACAATGGTTGATGGCAACTGGTTTCTCCTGTCTGCCTTACCATAATATCAGTTCGCATCTTCTTgacctttcttttttttgtttgtttttggtcTGGGCCGAATCTTCTTGACCTTTCTATCGGTAGCTAATTGGAAACTAATATACGAGCTTGATGGGCCATTCTATTTTGGGCCCAATGGCCATTCCTTTTGGGCCTGAATGAGCCACTGTGAGAACACAAACCCAGCTgaatgttctgaaaatcggatcgGACAGGCAGgtcgaaccggttcaaccggaGACAGGCGAAAAACGGTTCGGTCCAGTGTGTAAAACCGCAGAATCTAAAACCGTTTCAAGAACCTCTGAACCGGCCGGTCGGACCGGATCAGAAACCGGCCGGTTTacgaaaacgacgtcgtttccttTCTTGAAAGGAAGATTGCACGCGTTATCCACTTATCCCCCTTCTCCAACTCCTTCCTTCAGCAAATGCCTTAGCCTCCACCAAAGAAAGCAAACCTAGCAGCCTCCACCAATCGTTGTCGCCGTCTGTCGGAGTGAGAGACTGctgccgccgtccgtcgcacTCAAGAACTACCGTCTTCGTGGTGTCGGGCCTCTCGCCGGATCCTCTGCTTCGTGTGCTCGCATCTCCCCTCTCTCCTCTGTGCTCGGCTGCTCGCGCCTCCCTCCGCCAGTGAGTGCTCGAGCTGTGCGCGTTGGTTGCTGCTCGTTGTCCGTGGTTGTCTCTGCTCGATTCTGCCTCCCAGTGTCACTCGAGTCTCGTCTCGGTCACTGGCATCTCGTGGTTCGTCTGTCTCGTCGCCGGCGGCAGAAGCAACTCGTGGGGTTGTCTCTTGCTTCGTCGCCTTTTGTGGGGTGGTTGCCGACTCGTCGTCAACCGTTGGTGAGTCCCTGAACCATCGCTTCCCTGTTCTCTCTTTTCCAAATTTTCCTTCTCCCTGTATTTTTGCATGTTGCTGAATTGCTAATCAATAAATTTGCCTTGTTGCTGATCTAAATGTTGCTGTAAATCGGGACTTTACTAAGATTTGTTAAATATGTTGCTgtaacttgaatttgttgcttcccaGTAACAGAATCATAACAGAATGCTCAGTCAGTGCTTGGttgattggctttgctcactgattgtatttgatgatagattttaaattgataacttttaaaatttaaatttgcacTGCCCATGTTACTGATTCACTGTTCCTTCAgtgtttttttgttgttgttaatcattgtgatgagctttgttaaaattgggttgaaaaatgttaatctttcttcatttttcattgttcttAACTTCTGTTCTTATTAAAAAGTTGCAATTGGTGATCTTTCaatttattatatgcttcatgtttttaatttcactctgcttctaggctttgaaatcagtttatgataACTGTGATGCAATTATTTAGTTGGATAACTGATGTAATTATCGAGTTCAAgagattgagtttttctgttctcATTATTAGTAAGACATGGATAGTTTagaattttctatttctttcccttACTTCTGAAGTTCCATATTTCAAAAGGTTCAGTGTTGGCTTCAACTTTCAAATGGGAATTGGGAGCTGGTGAAGATAATAACATCTTCTGGAGCTGAGTCTGATCTAGAATTATGCTAGTACACAGTGATGTTTGTTCCATTTGGCTGGACTCAGTGAGACAACTGGGAAATGTTCTTTTTTTGTCTGATTAACTACAATATTTAAACTTGTTAATCATATCTTGTACAATTCAGACAAAAGCAGGGCCTATTTTGGTTGCCATAAATTCCTTCAAGAAAGTTCTTCTGTATTGTATTGAAGCCTACAAgcataaaagaattaaaagggcctgttttgttttacttttttactCAATTACTTTAAGGCAATATTGTCTATCTTTAACTTGTGCACTGCAATTCAATCCAGTTATTTTTAATGGAAGTATAATGATGTTAATTTTgcatattttgatgattaattaattaCATTTAGTTGGTAATAGACTGATAGTTTGTGTAgggttttaaatttgaaagatattttatgatgtttatttataattttaattattttattatggaacagttttttcggttgaatcacggttagaccggttggaccagtaaaccagtgaacTAGTGACTaaagcggtttgatgaccggtccagTTTTTAGAACCTTGCCCAGCTCACTCTGAtaccaaaccaaaaaaaaaaaacaaagctcaCTCCGTCCCTGGAAAGTGGAAACACGACGACGTATTTCGCCGAAAGATCACCGTTGGGTTCGATTGTTGCAGTGTCAGTGAGGGATCATGGGGTTTCGAAGTTCGCTGCCATTTTCCGGGCTAATAAGGTGAACTTCTTTTTCATCCTAATCACAATTCGTAGTTGCCCCCGCCCTCTCAATTATGAAATTAGGGTTATGTTAATGCTTATTATCGATTTGGGAACATTGCCTTTATATTTCATAATTACATTAGCATTGTTTTTGCGACAAAAAATTGTTCTGTTTGATTGCGCTACTCTGTAATGTAGAAAAACTCCTCCGGCTGAAAAGTTTAACAGAAATCGAAAATTTGATGTTGTTTCGTAGAATTTTAATTGTTTAACTTTAACCATTCATATTTCACAAATTGTGAGAATATATAGCAATGTAATCCTTACTTGACTCTTTTTTATTAAAAGGttattgattaaattttatatttcaaaaattttttgggGGGAAAAATGCATTTTTTTTAGTAGAATATAGAGCTGTTTTGTAATTTGCTAAGGGGAAAAAGAGGATCCTCTATGTTGAATTTGTCTCTAAAGTATAACTGTCTTTTAATGGTATTCTGAACCCACTAAATGATTTAAGGGTGCATATTAGAGGAGCCTGATCTTTTTGGTAAGTGGgggtaatttattattatttcttatgCAGACTTGTTTGAATGTGTTACAGACAGCTTGAACAAGAGATGGAAACTGTGATTAAAGTATTGCAGCCTGGACCCTTGGGAATCATAGAGCATAAGTTTTCTGCTGAGGAGATTCGTAAGGCTAATGATACTGTCTCCAAGGCTGTGGCCAATTGGCGAACCAATGCAAATTTGCATCACAAAAATCAACTTTTGAAAGACTATATTCAGAAGTGAAATAACTTCAAAGTGCAGGCATATTTTGGCTCTTACATGTGAGGACAGTTTTATTTTAGATCCTCTAAACGTTTTTTGAGTTTTGCAAATTCCTTTCTGTACTTATTTATGATGTTGTATTAAACATGTGAACTTTGGTACACATGGCATTAGCTATTGAATCATGTTGACTGTTTCACTATAATGAAGATCTTTAGTGAATGAGGAGTGAGGTTAGtcgtttttcttttgttatttaagTTCATCTATTAGTTTATTCTTGGAGGTATATGATGTTAAAATTAGGTTGCATTTGCCTTATTTGACTAAAAGAATGACAAGGAATAAAGTTCTGCTTAGTCGTTTAGGTAGTGATAGCACCAATGAGAAACGATTTAATACACCACTAAGAGCGCCTAAGAGGCATAACTTTTGCGAAAAAATCAATTATGTAGGTAGAAAACCGAAGTAGTTCCATTATTTTGTGTTATGTAGTTTTTATATTGGATTTTCTCTATCCATTGATCAAACATGCATAAAGTTTTCGGTTTGTCTGctgaaagataaaagaaagaaacCATGTTATTTTGAAGGAGTTAGATCGGTCGAGTGATTAGTTTACTCGTACACTTAAATAAATACTGGAAATTCGAATCTTACCTTATGTATGCAACAATCTATTGGCCAATAGCCAGAAAATgaaatcaaaaatgaaaaaagctaataaaataatattttttaaataagaaaaaaaaaccttTTGAACTAAAAATTATGGTTTTCTATAATTTAATTGTCATGCATTGAATTCTGTAACTTGTTGTCTGCTGAAAGGTAAAGAAAGAAACCATGATATTTTAATTTGGAGTTAGGTTGATCAAGTGATTAATTTACTTGTTCACTTATATAATAATTCATTGTCATCAACAAATCTTAAATAGAGCTC contains:
- the LOC112695833 gene encoding BTB/POZ domain-containing protein At1g03010 isoform X4; the protein is MPISEVSSDLTIEVEDSSFPLHKFPLVSRSGRIRKLLLEAKDSKVSRISLQNVPGGIDAFELAAKFCYGINVEFTLSNVAKLRCIAHFLEMTEEFAEKNLETRAESYLKESVLPSIQNSISVLHHCETLLPISEEINLVSRLINSVANNACKQQLTSGLLKLDHTLNSKTISNMEPETPSEWWGKSFNVLGLDFFQRVISVLKSKGLKQDMISKILINYAHSSLQGIALIRDPQVVKGSLLDLEVKKKQRVVVEAIVGLLPNQSRKSQVPMAFLSFLLKAAIAAGAPTSCRCDLERRIGLQLDQAILEDILIPANSLQNTHSTIYDTDSILRIFSIFLNLDEEDDDDDNDGGCFRDESQMVYDFDSPGSPKQSSILKVSKLMDNYLAEVALDSNLLPSKFTALAELLPDHARIVSDGLYRAVDIFLKVHPNIKDSERYRLCKSIDCQKLSQEACSHAAQNERLPVQMAVQVLYFEQMRLRNAMNGGGHHHSNSFLFGGHFPQRTGSGAGSGAMSPRDNYASVRRENRELKLEVARMRMRLTDLEKDHVSMKQELVKSQYPANKLFKSFTKKLSKLNSLFRLSTSTFKQSSFGASNNNAKGIAHSETHRFPFPKRRRHSVS
- the LOC112695833 gene encoding BTB/POZ domain-containing protein At1g03010 isoform X1 is translated as MELDCYRVIAYSPIHMQSDNSLVGLVLLQCYYQNTHKSNLLEMGVVTVGELKPSISQGKRTFRPSSSIRHANEWPISEVSSDLTIEVEDSSFPLHKFPLVSRSGRIRKLLLEAKDSKVSRISLQNVPGGIDAFELAAKFCYGINVEFTLSNVAKLRCIAHFLEMTEEFAEKNLETRAESYLKESVLPSIQNSISVLHHCETLLPISEEINLVSRLINSVANNACKQQLTSGLLKLDHTLNSKTISNMEPETPSEWWGKSFNVLGLDFFQRVISVLKSKGLKQDMISKILINYAHSSLQGIALIRDPQVVKGSLLDLEVKKKQRVVVEAIVGLLPNQSRKSQVPMAFLSFLLKAAIAAGAPTSCRCDLERRIGLQLDQAILEDILIPANSLQNTHSTIYDTDSILRIFSIFLNLDEEDDDDDNDGGCFRDESQMVYDFDSPGSPKQSSILKVSKLMDNYLAEVALDSNLLPSKFTALAELLPDHARIVSDGLYRAVDIFLKVHPNIKDSERYRLCKSIDCQKLSQEACSHAAQNERLPVQMAVQVLYFEQMRLRNAMNGGGHHHSNSFLFGGHFPQRTGSGAGSGAMSPRDNYASVRRENRELKLEVARMRMRLTDLEKDHVSMKQELVKSQYPANKLFKSFTKKLSKLNSLFRLSTSTFKQSSFGASNNNAKGIAHSETHRFPFPKRRRHSVS
- the LOC112695834 gene encoding uncharacterized protein, yielding MGFRSSLPFSGLIRQLEQEMETVIKVLQPGPLGIIEHKFSAEEIRKANDTVSKAVANWRTNANLHHKNQLLKDYIQK
- the LOC112695833 gene encoding BTB/POZ domain-containing protein At1g03010 isoform X3; translation: MVIWFWPISEVSSDLTIEVEDSSFPLHKFPLVSRSGRIRKLLLEAKDSKVSRISLQNVPGGIDAFELAAKFCYGINVEFTLSNVAKLRCIAHFLEMTEEFAEKNLETRAESYLKESVLPSIQNSISVLHHCETLLPISEEINLVSRLINSVANNACKQQLTSGLLKLDHTLNSKTISNMEPETPSEWWGKSFNVLGLDFFQRVISVLKSKGLKQDMISKILINYAHSSLQGIALIRDPQVVKGSLLDLEVKKKQRVVVEAIVGLLPNQSRKSQVPMAFLSFLLKAAIAAGAPTSCRCDLERRIGLQLDQAILEDILIPANSLQNTHSTIYDTDSILRIFSIFLNLDEEDDDDDNDGGCFRDESQMVYDFDSPGSPKQSSILKVSKLMDNYLAEVALDSNLLPSKFTALAELLPDHARIVSDGLYRAVDIFLKVHPNIKDSERYRLCKSIDCQKLSQEACSHAAQNERLPVQMAVQVLYFEQMRLRNAMNGGGHHHSNSFLFGGHFPQRTGSGAGSGAMSPRDNYASVRRENRELKLEVARMRMRLTDLEKDHVSMKQELVKSQYPANKLFKSFTKKLSKLNSLFRLSTSTFKQSSFGASNNNAKGIAHSETHRFPFPKRRRHSVS
- the LOC112695833 gene encoding BTB/POZ domain-containing protein At1g03010 isoform X2, coding for MLHKRLFQGLWPISEVSSDLTIEVEDSSFPLHKFPLVSRSGRIRKLLLEAKDSKVSRISLQNVPGGIDAFELAAKFCYGINVEFTLSNVAKLRCIAHFLEMTEEFAEKNLETRAESYLKESVLPSIQNSISVLHHCETLLPISEEINLVSRLINSVANNACKQQLTSGLLKLDHTLNSKTISNMEPETPSEWWGKSFNVLGLDFFQRVISVLKSKGLKQDMISKILINYAHSSLQGIALIRDPQVVKGSLLDLEVKKKQRVVVEAIVGLLPNQSRKSQVPMAFLSFLLKAAIAAGAPTSCRCDLERRIGLQLDQAILEDILIPANSLQNTHSTIYDTDSILRIFSIFLNLDEEDDDDDNDGGCFRDESQMVYDFDSPGSPKQSSILKVSKLMDNYLAEVALDSNLLPSKFTALAELLPDHARIVSDGLYRAVDIFLKVHPNIKDSERYRLCKSIDCQKLSQEACSHAAQNERLPVQMAVQVLYFEQMRLRNAMNGGGHHHSNSFLFGGHFPQRTGSGAGSGAMSPRDNYASVRRENRELKLEVARMRMRLTDLEKDHVSMKQELVKSQYPANKLFKSFTKKLSKLNSLFRLSTSTFKQSSFGASNNNAKGIAHSETHRFPFPKRRRHSVS